A window of Flavobacterium branchiarum contains these coding sequences:
- a CDS encoding glycoside hydrolase family 97 protein: MKNFIFTAFILVAFCNITKAQQLKSPEGKFVMEFSLQSDGTPTYNLKYKNKEVVKSSKLGLELKDDKKSLLNDFTVVDTKTTTFDENWKPVWGEVASIRNHYNELAVTLNQKGTDRQIIIRFRLFNDGLGFRYEFPTQKNLTYFIIKEEKTQFAMTGDHTAFWIPGDYDTQEYDYTKSKLSEIRGLAEKAYTANVSQKSFSPTGVQTSLMLKTAEGLFINLHEAALIDYSCMHLNLDDKNMIFESWLTPDAKGDKGHMQAPSQSPWRTIIVSDNATEILDSKLTLNLNEPCKIEDTSWIKPVKYVGVWWEMITGKSSWSYTNDFPTVQLGISDYSKAKPNGTHGATNANVKKYIDFAAENGFGAVLVEGWNEGWEDWFGHSKDYVFDFVTPYPDFDVKGLHAYAKSKGVKIIMHHETSGSVRNYERHMDKAYKFMNDNGYDAVKSGYVGDILPRGENHYSQWIVNHYQYALEKAAEYKIMVNAHEAVRPTGISRTYPNLIGNESARGTEYQAFGGSKANHVTILPFTRLIGGPMDYTPGIFEMDISKLNPDNKSHVNSTIANQLALYVTMYSPLQMAADLPEHYNKFADAFQFIKDVAIDWDESKYLEAEPGDYITVARKAKGTNNWFVGNVNGDVSRTSNINFNFLEKGKKYTATIYADAKDAHYKTNPQAYTIKKIAVTNKTKLSQLSVPGGGYAISIIETK, encoded by the coding sequence ATGAAGAATTTCATTTTCACAGCCTTCATTCTAGTTGCTTTTTGTAACATCACAAAAGCACAACAACTAAAATCGCCTGAAGGAAAATTTGTCATGGAGTTTTCGCTACAAAGCGATGGAACTCCAACTTACAATCTTAAATACAAAAATAAAGAGGTTGTAAAATCCAGTAAGTTGGGTCTTGAGCTTAAAGATGATAAAAAATCATTGTTAAATGACTTTACGGTTGTTGATACAAAAACTACAACTTTTGATGAGAACTGGAAACCAGTTTGGGGAGAAGTAGCTTCAATTCGTAATCATTATAATGAATTGGCTGTTACATTAAACCAAAAAGGAACAGACAGACAAATAATCATCCGTTTTCGTTTATTTAATGATGGACTTGGATTCCGTTATGAATTTCCAACACAAAAAAATCTTACGTATTTCATAATCAAAGAAGAAAAAACTCAATTTGCAATGACGGGTGACCACACTGCATTTTGGATTCCTGGTGATTATGACACACAAGAATATGATTATACAAAATCAAAATTATCAGAAATCCGTGGATTGGCTGAAAAAGCGTATACAGCAAACGTTTCACAAAAGTCTTTCTCTCCAACAGGAGTTCAGACTTCGCTTATGTTAAAAACTGCTGAAGGATTATTTATTAATCTTCACGAAGCTGCATTAATTGATTATTCATGTATGCACTTAAACTTGGATGATAAAAACATGATATTCGAATCATGGTTGACTCCAGATGCAAAAGGAGACAAAGGACACATGCAAGCTCCTAGTCAATCGCCATGGAGAACAATTATTGTTAGCGATAATGCGACAGAAATTCTTGATTCAAAATTGACATTAAACTTAAATGAGCCATGTAAAATCGAAGATACATCTTGGATTAAACCAGTTAAATACGTAGGTGTTTGGTGGGAAATGATTACAGGAAAAAGTTCTTGGTCATACACAAATGATTTTCCAACAGTACAACTTGGTATTAGCGATTACTCAAAAGCAAAACCAAACGGTACACACGGAGCAACTAATGCTAATGTAAAAAAATACATTGACTTTGCTGCTGAAAACGGTTTTGGTGCTGTTTTAGTTGAAGGTTGGAATGAAGGTTGGGAAGACTGGTTTGGACACTCAAAAGATTATGTTTTTGATTTCGTTACTCCTTACCCAGATTTCGACGTAAAAGGATTACACGCTTACGCAAAATCAAAAGGTGTAAAAATAATTATGCACCACGAAACTTCTGGTTCTGTTCGTAATTATGAGCGCCATATGGATAAAGCATACAAATTCATGAACGACAATGGATACGATGCTGTAAAAAGTGGTTACGTAGGAGATATTTTACCAAGAGGTGAAAATCATTACAGCCAATGGATTGTGAACCATTACCAATACGCATTAGAAAAAGCTGCTGAATACAAAATTATGGTTAATGCTCACGAAGCAGTTCGCCCAACAGGTATTAGCAGAACATATCCTAACTTAATTGGTAACGAATCGGCAAGAGGAACAGAATACCAAGCATTTGGTGGTTCTAAAGCAAATCACGTTACAATTTTACCTTTTACAAGATTAATTGGTGGACCAATGGATTATACTCCTGGTATTTTCGAAATGGATATTAGCAAACTTAATCCAGATAACAAATCGCATGTAAACAGTACAATTGCAAATCAATTAGCATTATACGTTACTATGTACAGCCCATTACAAATGGCTGCTGATTTACCTGAGCACTATAACAAATTTGCTGATGCTTTCCAATTCATCAAAGATGTTGCTATTGATTGGGACGAAAGTAAATACCTAGAAGCTGAACCAGGTGACTATATCACTGTAGCTCGTAAAGCTAAAGGTACTAACAACTGGTTTGTAGGTAACGTAAACGGAGATGTAAGCCGTACATCAAACATCAATTTCAATTTCCTTGAAAAAGGAAAGAAATACACAGCTACAATTTATGCTGATGCAAAAGATGCACACTACAAAACAAATCCACAAGCTTACACAATCAAGAAAATTGCTGTAACAAATAAAACAAAACTATCTCAGTTATCTGTTCCAGGTGGTGGTTATGCAATTAGTATAATCGAAACCAAATAA